From the genome of Hymenobacter cellulosilyticus, one region includes:
- a CDS encoding SDR family oxidoreductase, with product MNLTGKIAILTGVSKGIGRATAEALLAKGAIVAGWGRSAPEGLQHERFQFFECDVRDEVAVQEAYVNTRRELGAEIHVLVNNAGLGISGEVDGFSSDDWKLMFDTNVHGMFFCTKAVLPQMKQQQEGHIINISSIAGTTGIEKMAGYCATKFAVRGFSQSLYKEVRNDGIKVTCFYPGSTQTNFFDDIPGTEANDSMMRPEDIADTIIYALETPFNFHLVDIEMRPCSRKNK from the coding sequence ATGAACCTGACGGGCAAGATAGCCATTCTGACGGGCGTCAGCAAAGGAATAGGCCGGGCTACGGCCGAGGCCCTGCTGGCAAAAGGCGCCATAGTGGCCGGCTGGGGCCGCAGCGCGCCGGAAGGATTGCAGCACGAGCGGTTTCAGTTTTTCGAGTGCGACGTGCGCGACGAGGTGGCCGTGCAGGAAGCCTACGTCAATACCCGCCGGGAACTGGGCGCGGAAATTCACGTGCTGGTCAACAATGCCGGACTGGGTATTTCGGGCGAAGTCGACGGGTTTTCGTCGGACGACTGGAAGCTGATGTTCGACACGAATGTGCACGGCATGTTCTTCTGCACCAAAGCTGTGCTGCCGCAGATGAAACAGCAGCAGGAGGGCCATATCATCAATATTTCCTCTATTGCCGGCACCACCGGCATCGAGAAGATGGCGGGCTACTGCGCCACCAAGTTTGCCGTGCGGGGCTTTTCGCAGTCCTTATATAAGGAGGTGCGCAACGATGGAATCAAGGTCACGTGTTTCTACCCCGGCTCGACGCAAACCAACTTCTTCGACGACATTCCCGGCACCGAGGCCAACGATTCAATGATGCGGCCCGAGGATATTGCCGACACTATTATCTACGCGCTGGAAACGCCCTTCAACTTCCACCTCGTGGATATTGAAATGCGCCCTTGCAGCCGAAAAAATAAATAA
- the gldA gene encoding gliding motility-associated ABC transporter ATP-binding subunit GldA → MVEVQQLSKIFGIQTAVNDISFSVGKGEILGFLGPNGAGKSTTMKIATGYLPPSHGTVKLDGYDVQTDALEVRRRVGYLPEHNPLYLDMYVHEYLEFIGSVHGLKGQQRRTRVRQMVDRVGLGREQNKLIGALSKGYRQRVGLAQALIHDPGVLILDEPTTGLDPNQIGEIRTLIRELGQDKTVIFSTHILPEVTALCSRVVIINRGQLVADSPVADLGAKAAGETIIRAEFEQPIDVAPLRALPGILGVEAEAGNRYRIRAAAGADMRGAISRLAAQQDWILLGLRQEEQSLEQVFQSLTK, encoded by the coding sequence ATGGTTGAAGTACAACAGCTCAGCAAAATCTTCGGGATCCAGACCGCGGTGAATGATATTTCCTTCTCGGTGGGCAAGGGCGAAATCCTGGGCTTCCTGGGACCCAACGGGGCGGGAAAGTCCACCACGATGAAGATTGCCACGGGCTATCTGCCACCCAGCCACGGCACGGTGAAGCTGGACGGCTACGACGTGCAAACCGACGCGCTGGAAGTGCGTCGCCGGGTGGGCTACCTGCCCGAGCACAACCCGCTTTACCTGGATATGTACGTGCACGAGTACCTGGAATTCATCGGCTCGGTGCACGGCCTAAAAGGCCAGCAGCGCCGCACCCGGGTGCGGCAGATGGTGGACCGCGTGGGGCTGGGCCGGGAGCAAAACAAGCTTATCGGCGCCTTGTCGAAAGGCTACCGGCAGCGCGTGGGTTTGGCCCAAGCCCTGATTCACGACCCCGGCGTGCTGATCTTGGACGAGCCCACCACCGGGCTTGACCCCAACCAGATTGGCGAAATCCGCACCCTGATCCGGGAGCTGGGCCAGGACAAGACCGTTATTTTCAGCACTCATATTCTGCCCGAAGTCACGGCCCTGTGCAGCCGGGTGGTCATCATCAACCGCGGGCAGCTCGTGGCCGACTCGCCCGTGGCTGACCTGGGTGCCAAGGCCGCCGGCGAAACCATCATCCGCGCCGAGTTTGAGCAGCCCATCGACGTGGCCCCGCTGCGGGCCCTACCGGGTATTCTGGGCGTGGAGGCCGAAGCCGGCAACCGCTACCGGATCCGGGCTGCTGCGGGAGCGGATATGCGGGGAGCTATTTCCCGCCTGGCCGCCCAGCAGGACTGGATATTGCTCGGCCTGCGGCAGGAAGAACAATCCCTGGAGCAGGTGTTTCAGTCGTTGACAAAATGA
- a CDS encoding DUF7088 domain-containing protein encodes MASDTPETSAPATSRKRRDLLRFLAVIGGLLLLNFLAQQFFFRLDLTQEKRYTMAPATKTLLENLKQPVTVTVYLDGDFPPGFRRLQQAVRETLNEMQVYGGTNLHYVFVDPSAAGTEKARNEYYASLLKKGLRPTNLGANENGKRVEKIIFPWATVAAGGKEEQVLLLRGNQAAPPTCASTKASKGWNTS; translated from the coding sequence ATGGCTTCCGATACGCCCGAAACCTCTGCGCCCGCCACTTCCCGCAAACGCCGCGACCTGCTCCGCTTTCTGGCGGTGATAGGTGGGCTGTTGCTGCTCAACTTCCTGGCCCAGCAGTTCTTTTTCCGCCTCGACCTGACCCAGGAAAAGCGCTACACCATGGCGCCAGCCACTAAGACGCTGCTGGAGAACCTTAAGCAGCCAGTGACGGTGACCGTGTACCTCGACGGCGACTTCCCGCCCGGCTTCCGCCGCTTGCAGCAGGCTGTGCGCGAAACCCTGAACGAGATGCAAGTTTACGGCGGCACCAACCTGCACTACGTCTTCGTCGACCCCTCGGCGGCCGGCACCGAAAAGGCCCGCAACGAGTATTATGCCTCCCTGCTCAAGAAAGGGCTGCGGCCGACCAACCTGGGGGCCAACGAAAACGGCAAGCGGGTTGAGAAAATCATCTTTCCCTGGGCCACGGTAGCCGCCGGCGGCAAAGAAGAACAGGTGCTCTTGCTGCGCGGCAACCAGGCTGCCCCTCCGACGTGCGCCTCAACCAAAGCATCGAAGGGCTGGAATACGAGCTAG